One Cydia pomonella isolate Wapato2018A chromosome 14, ilCydPomo1, whole genome shotgun sequence DNA segment encodes these proteins:
- the LOC133524936 gene encoding uncharacterized protein LOC133524936, protein MCETSSVAAMAPIATYVFLDLGTTGLDTESNEITELSMVAVDRQQFLDSISQEIPEIPKFVNKLTRCFKPETRKISYPARADGTGGFTEEMLQGELPLNESCFHLIDKFLCSLARPVCIIAHYGFQSDYLILKRYFTKLQVQFSSELVCVDSHQMCYDILEEKKEEKYIEEYFEQYPLTLGNSSRPINRGRDIYRDATFELIRQLIPKILKIIRTLHPSLSSCNPLPKQDASNLGNSSKLSNNSVTSSSGNSLLPSCNPLPGQDASYLCNSTIPTCNPVPGQDASNAGNSSIPSSNPLPGQDASNISNSSIPLCDPVSGQDTSDDFNEITELKLQLRKLLTANRRRFEKDDKRAKRQYPWGPEQNMPGVSYGLPETYTRVFKRKPRDAHKAEVDCILMLEIAVELGQDFLDWVDDETNQLPFPSLTKEVIREENRE, encoded by the coding sequence atgtgcGAAACCAGTTCAGTCGCTGCTATGGCTCCGATAGCCACATACGTGTTCCTCGACTTGGGAACTACTGGTTTAGATACTGAGTCAAACGAAATAACGGAGTTAAGCATGGTAGCAGTGGATCGTCAGCAGTTCCTCGATAGTATTTCGCAAGAAATCCCGGAAATTCCTAAATTTGTAAATAAGCTTACGCGCTGTTTTAAGCCAGAAACACGGAAGATAAGTTATCCCGCGCGCGCCGACGGCACTGGCGGTTTCACGGAGGAAATGTTACAAGGTGAATTACCCCTTAACGAGTCTTGTTTCCATTTGATCGATAAATTCCTCTGTTCTCTAGCTAGACCTGTGTGTATAATTGCACACTATGGCTTCCAGTCTGACTATCTTATATTAAAGAGGTATTTCACGAAACTTCAGGTGCAGTTTTCTAGTGAACTCGTCTGTGTTGACTCGCATCAAATGTGCTACGACATTTTAGAGgagaaaaaagaagaaaaatatatcgAAGAATATTTTGAACAGTACCCTTTAACTCTTGGAAATTCATCAAGGCCCATCAATCGCGGAAGGGATATCTATCGGGATGCAACTTTTGAGTTAATcaggcaactaatcccaaagattttgaaaataatacgaACTCTGCATCCCTCGTTATCGTCATGTAATCCATTACCGAAACAGGACGCCTCGAATCTCGGTAACTCTTCGAAACTGTCAAATAATTCAGTAACCTCGAGCTCCGGTAATTCTTTGTTACCGTCATGTAATCCTTTACCGGGGCAGGACGCCTCGTATCTTTGTAATTCTACGATACCGACATGTAATCCAGTACCGGGACAGGACGCCTCGAATGCCGGTAATTCTTCGATACCGTCAAGTAATCCGTTACCAGGACAGGATGCTTCGAATATCAGTAATTCTTCAATACCGTTATGTGATCCAGTATCGGGACAGGACACTTCGGATGACTTTAATGAAATTACTGAATTAAAATTGCAATTAAGGAAACTTTTGACAGCGAATCGCCGGAGATTTGAGAAAGATGATAAAAGAGCCAAACGTCAATATCCATGGGGTCCAGAACAAAATATGCCTGGCGTTAGTTATGGATTGCCAGAAACCTACACACGGGTGTTCAAGCGGAAGCCTAGAGATGCACATAAAGCTGAGGTTGATTGTATACTGATGCTGGAAATTGCTGTTGAGCTCGGACAAGACTTTTTAGATTGGGTTGATGATGAAACAAATCAACTTCCTTTCCCTTCGCTAACCAAAGAGGTAATAAGGGAAGAAAACAGAGAATAG